A stretch of Telopea speciosissima isolate NSW1024214 ecotype Mountain lineage chromosome 11, Tspe_v1, whole genome shotgun sequence DNA encodes these proteins:
- the LOC122645337 gene encoding aconitate hydratase, cytoplasmic-like, protein MGWESADIVRNSKILGFGLEKGVIPRCSAVRVLQMKGLVERDHGIRTVLIKSDKSLLEKFVTKFEEYFHGKSSGGGEFGKYYSLPALNDPRIDKLPYSVRILLESAIRNCDNFQVTKEDVEKIIGWENTSPKQVEIPFKPACVLLQDFNGVPVVVDLACMRDAMNKLGSDSSKINPLVDVRW, encoded by the exons ATGGGTTGGGAATCGGCAGATATTGTGAGGAACTCAAAAATTCTTGGGTTTGGCTTGGAGAAGGGAGTTATCCCAAGGTGTTCAGCTGTTCGAGTTTTGCAAATGAAAGGTCTAGTGGAGAGAGATCATGGTATCAGAACTGTGTTGATAAAGAGTGATAAGTCATTATTGGAGAAGTTTGTAACCAAGTTTGAGG AATACTTTCATGGGAAATCTTCTGGGGGTGGCGAGTTTGGAAAGTACTATAGCCTACCTGCTCTGAATGATCCAAGGATCG ATAAGTTGCCGTACTCCGTCAGGATCCTTCTTGAATCGGCAATCCGTAACTGTGACAACTTCCAAGTCACCAAGGAAGATGTTGAGAAGATTATTGGTTGGGAGAATACTTCTCCCAAACAAGTCGAGATTCCTTTCAAGCCTGCCTGTGTTCTCCTGCAG GATTTTAATGGTGTTCCAGTTGTGGTGGATCTTGCTTGCATGAGGGATGCTATGAACAAGCTTGGCAGTGATTCTAGCAAGATCAACCCCTTGGTAGATGTCAGGTggtga